The Pseudomonas sp. IB20 region GGGGGAGCGGCCATGGTAATGACCGCCACCCGATAATCCGAGAGGATTTTTAGCCGTTGGCGGACTTGGCGCACTCACAGCCCGTCGCCGCTGCGCACGGCTCACCATGCGCATGGTGCTCGGCGCAGCCCTGGCAGCAATAGCCCTTACCGTCCTTCATTACCGCGTCGGCGCCGAGTACACATTTGCAGTGTGGGCAGGCACAGGTTGTATCTGGCATGGTTAGACTCCTTTTTCATGGTCGTCCAGGTGTTGCGAACGCAGCACCTTAACCAATGACTCCCGGCAAGGCGCCAAGGTTCAGCCCGTTAATCGGCCTGACGAGTATTGCTGCGGTACATGAACACCAGCGCCAGGGCCAAGCAGAGCATCGCCACGATACGGCTGCCCGACAGTTCGATGGCCGGGTTACCGAGCCAGCCGAAGTTATCGATCAGCATGCCCATGCCCAACTGCCCGACGATCACCGCGACGGTCGCCACCGCCGTACCGACGATAGGCACCGCGCCGACCATCACCATCATGTACACCACGCCAAACAGCGCCCCGGTCAGTTGCCATTTGGGCACATCCAGCAGGCTGACGGCCTGGGCGGGCTCAAAGAAG contains the following coding sequences:
- a CDS encoding metallothionein, whose amino-acid sequence is MPDTTCACPHCKCVLGADAVMKDGKGYCCQGCAEHHAHGEPCAAATGCECAKSANG
- a CDS encoding DMT family transporter, which gives rise to MNLILLLVLVIAAGAVLSVQAAINGRLGQAVGVLRSSLLTFAVGAITTALLIFFFEPAQAVSLLDVPKWQLTGALFGVVYMMVMVGAVPIVGTAVATVAVIVGQLGMGMLIDNFGWLGNPAIELSGSRIVAMLCLALALVFMYRSNTRQAD